From the Oceanivirga salmonicida genome, the window ATTTGCCCAAAAGCAAAAAAAAATTTTTAGGTTTATTTTTGCTTTACTACCAGTATTAGTTATCTTAATCTTTTTACCTATTGAAAGTATATTTTCAAATATATACCTTTCTACTTTTTTTATTGCACTTTCTTTAATATTATCAATATCAATATTTCGTTTTTATCCTAAATTTGATAATTCGGCAATAGAAAGTGCTATATACAAAATTCTTAAAGAAAGAAAACACGATTTTCCATTTGAAATGACTATCTCATTTGAAGATGATAAAATTATTTCAACCAAAAAATTTGAAAATGCTTCTATGGGTTATGAAGGAATTAAGAGTTTAGAAATGTCAGATGAAGCAATTTATGTTTTCACTGCACCAGCAAATGCTTTTATATTACCTATGCACATTTTCACTTCTGATGATGAAAAGCAAGAATTAATAGATTTTATAAATTCAAAACTAAAAAAGGCCAACTGAACTAGCCTTTTTTTATTATAATATTTTACCTTTATTGATTATATCATTTATATCTTTTTCAAACTCATATCCTTCATATATTAAATATTGATTTGTTTCAATCAAATAATATAAAGTATAAATTTTCTCATAATCTATTCTTATATTTATTTTTTTAGGTTCTGTTTGTTTATCGCCTATTTTAGCATAAACAACTATTTCATTACTTCCTGGTCCAATATAAATAGCTGAACTTCCACTATATATAAATTCTGTTACTTTTTCTCCATAAACTTCTTTAACTACAATTTTATCTGCAAAACTTTTATTATGTATGTTTTGTTTTTCTAAAATCAAAATTGAAGCCCATTCTACTTTTTTATTTTCTGCTTTTCTTTTTTTTAAATATTCAAATATTAAAGTTGCTACTATCCCTAAGACAATTAAAGCTAATGTATTTAAATAACCAAATTTTTCAACAGAACTAAATATTCTTCTAAGTATAATTATTTTCATCATTTTATATCAACTCCTTGTAAATTTATAATAAATTTATAATTTATTGTCTATTTTCCCTTATTAACGTCAAAATCAAATAGTCTTTAGATATGACTATAAATATAACTAAATAGTAGTATAAACTAAATGATAAAAAATGACAATACAAAATTTTAAAAACGGTACAAAAAATTACACATATACAGAACAAAAAACAAAAGAATTTTTGTGAACAGTACATGTAAAAATTTAATTTACAAGTCAAAATTATATGATTGAATTTTTTAGTCAAAAAATGTTATAATTAACTTGAAATAGTTAGGAGGTTTTAATGCTATCAATTATACTTGCGGCAGGCAAGGGAACTAGAATGAATTCTAATATCCCGAAAGTTCTGCATAAAGTTAATGGAAAACCTATGCTACAAAAAGTTTTAGAAAATACTTCATATTTTGGAGAAACTTTATTAGTATTAGGTCATAAAAAAGAAGAAATTATTTCTTCATTTCCAAATAACAATTATATTTATCAAGAAAAACAACTAGGTACAGGACATGCTGTCCTTATTTCAAAAAATGAAATAGCCAAACACGATGATGTCCTTATATGCTACGGAGATGGTCCTTTATTATCAAAAGAAACTATTTCTAATATGGTTGATAAATTTAATAAGGAGAATTTAAATTCTATTATGTTAACCTGCATGGTAGATAATCCTACTGGATATGGAAGAATTATTAAAAAAGATGAGTATGTTGTAGACATAGTTGAAGAAAAAGAAGCAACTATTGAAGAACAAAAAATAAATGAAATAAATGTAGGTGTTTATTTATTTAAATCTCATGCCTTATTATCAGTTTTAGATAAATTAAATAATAATAATTCAAAAGGAGAATACTATTTAACCGATATAATTAAACTATTAAATAATAATGGTTATACGACTAAAAGTATTTTATTAAAAGATAAAAATGAAATGATAGGTGTTAACTCTAAAAAAGAATTAGCCCTTGCTTCAAACATACTAAGATTAAAAAAATTAGATGAATTAATGGACAATGGCATTATAATAATAGATCCTAATACTACTTATATAGAAGATGAAGTGATTATAGGAAAAGATACTATTATTTACCCAAATACTATAATACAAGGAAATACTAAAATAGGTGAAAACTGTATTATATATTCTTCTAGAATTGAAGAAAGTACAATAGCAAATAATGTTAAAATTGATAATAGTGTAATTGAATTCTCTAATGTAGAAAATTTTGTTACTATAGGTCCCTATGCTCATCTTAGAAAAGGAACTAATTTAAAACAAAATGTTCATATAGGAAATTTTGTTGAAATTAAAAATTCTACTTTACATGAAAATGTAAAAAGTGGACACTTAACATATATAGGTGATAGCGAAATTGGTTCTAATACTAATATAGGTGCTGGAACTGTAACTTGTAATTATGACGGAAAAAATAAGCATAAGACTACTATAGATAAAGATTGTTTCATAGGAAGTAATACTATATTAGTCGCTCCAATTAATATAGGTAAAAATGTATTAACTGCTGCTGGTAGTGTTTTAACAAAAAATGTCGAAGATAACAAACTAGCATTTGGAAGAGCAAAACAAGTTGTAATAAATAAAAAATAGAAAGTGAGTATGGAAATGTCTAAGAAACAAAAAGTTAAAATTTTTGCAGGTAGTTCAAGTATTAAACTTGCAACTAAAATTTCTGAAAAATTGGGAATACCTTTAAGCGATAGAAAAATTATACATTTTGCTGATGGGGAAACCTTTGTTAAAGCCAATTCTACTGTTAGAGGGTGTAAAGTATTTGTTATTCAATCAACTTCTAATCCAGTAAATGAAAGTATAATGGAGTTATTAGTATTCATAGATTCTCTTAAAAGAGCTTCTGCAAAAGAAATAGTAGCCGTTATACCTTATTATGGTTATGCTAGACAAGATAGAAAGGCTCATCCACGTGAACCTATTACTGCTAAATTGGTAGCAAATTTATTAACTGCTGCTGGTGCTAGTAGAATAGTAACTATGGATTTACACGCAAGACAAATACAAGGATTTTTTGATATTCCAGTTGACCATATGGAAGCTTTACCAATATTTGCTAAATATTTTTTAACTCAAGGATTTACTTCAAAAGATACAGTAGTAGTGTCTCCTGATATAGGTGGAGTTAAAAGAGCAAGAGGTCTTGCAAGTTGGTTACATGCTCCACTAGCAATAATAGATAAAAGAAGACCTAAGGCAAATGTATCAGAGGTTATGCATTTAATTGGAGATGTAGAAGGTAAAAATGCAATACTAATAGATGATATAATAGATACTGCTGGAACTATATGTAATGCTGCTGATGCTCTTCGTAAATTTGGTGCTAAGGAAGTATATGCTTGTGCAACACACCCTGTGTTCTCAGGACCTGCTGTTGAAAGACTTAAAAATTCAAGTTTTACTAACATAATTGTTACAGACTGTATTGAATTAAAACCAGAACAAATTTTTGAAAAATTAAAAATAGTTTCTACTAGTTCAATGTTCTCTGAAACAATTAAGAGAATT encodes:
- a CDS encoding YcxB family protein, encoding MEFKFVVTEKDFVDFNVFYAQNFKFAQKQKKIFRFIFALLPVLVILIFLPIESIFSNIYLSTFFIALSLILSISIFRFYPKFDNSAIESAIYKILKERKHDFPFEMTISFEDDKIISTKKFENASMGYEGIKSLEMSDEAIYVFTAPANAFILPMHIFTSDDEKQELIDFINSKLKKAN
- the glmU gene encoding bifunctional UDP-N-acetylglucosamine diphosphorylase/glucosamine-1-phosphate N-acetyltransferase GlmU, coding for MLSIILAAGKGTRMNSNIPKVLHKVNGKPMLQKVLENTSYFGETLLVLGHKKEEIISSFPNNNYIYQEKQLGTGHAVLISKNEIAKHDDVLICYGDGPLLSKETISNMVDKFNKENLNSIMLTCMVDNPTGYGRIIKKDEYVVDIVEEKEATIEEQKINEINVGVYLFKSHALLSVLDKLNNNNSKGEYYLTDIIKLLNNNGYTTKSILLKDKNEMIGVNSKKELALASNILRLKKLDELMDNGIIIIDPNTTYIEDEVIIGKDTIIYPNTIIQGNTKIGENCIIYSSRIEESTIANNVKIDNSVIEFSNVENFVTIGPYAHLRKGTNLKQNVHIGNFVEIKNSTLHENVKSGHLTYIGDSEIGSNTNIGAGTVTCNYDGKNKHKTTIDKDCFIGSNTILVAPINIGKNVLTAAGSVLTKNVEDNKLAFGRAKQVVINKK
- a CDS encoding ribose-phosphate diphosphokinase encodes the protein MSKKQKVKIFAGSSSIKLATKISEKLGIPLSDRKIIHFADGETFVKANSTVRGCKVFVIQSTSNPVNESIMELLVFIDSLKRASAKEIVAVIPYYGYARQDRKAHPREPITAKLVANLLTAAGASRIVTMDLHARQIQGFFDIPVDHMEALPIFAKYFLTQGFTSKDTVVVSPDIGGVKRARGLASWLHAPLAIIDKRRPKANVSEVMHLIGDVEGKNAILIDDIIDTAGTICNAADALRKFGAKEVYACATHPVFSGPAVERLKNSSFTNIIVTDCIELKPEQIFEKLKIVSTSSMFSETIKRIFSNEAISNLFALPEEIEEHEK